A single window of Neospora caninum Liverpool complete genome, chromosome XII DNA harbors:
- a CDS encoding putative acetyltransferase domain-containing protein, with protein sequence MISKRGTPDGVHIFFPSSPRPVASLRCIYIREQRSRRRGTPLCGFMLVGCYTVIKQGCFSVVELLPFSIGCPFFLTFFPEGSVSLIRGPHCRPSVSPPQRQSAAMASAAAVPGSSFRTRSAGPRRLSFPGKRSCIPAETSPEPRDCRGDLSSSQDSPSARRAGHETRQAGDSCSAFLSLFPLAKWWDSPTKMGGSCQDGDSGGAFSAGTDRCAAHPSRIERPFERKGIRSCTSLSSFSCVGKRRFRGECAASSGRRLVARSVLQSCFVLLVFSVLSQQFFPLFVFASQSGSGEPASAFSAAPPDHSVSVSASPKEAGRISSQAEPALAAQSPPAPIASRIVGRKENLERLVEFDVFRNDDAEDVRLLLLRTDEYPVKYTSSTMQYFLRMPLFQQLSVVAREKQPANLGQKRKLIGVAGTALDDQNMANVMMLAIDSSYRRMGLGRELLRQSLEKASLFARGSHQNPNPRYQIQRARLHVWATQAPPLSLYLSTGFTPVEYLPNYYTSQDIKAGYDLQLSLPYKSVEERLRTAVAQQEKRIRMLEARVDRLSPGAPRSGEAKTAEALPPVVVVPIRDASKEEEEKVTAFLAAVDETLRQSAQQAFGNAQLRDFAAFAYAPSTGNVVGVLWITNSPKNGVLSGPKTAVSEYADSDTVLYLLEFLMLEAGKPEHGTIQKIVDRVPAEDVLSLIHHWEAGFRFTNFVEVTNKDGTRLKGFSSFSDMFDWHRDDRSFEHEVAVAIPWRKPEEFALTQRVKLNKNRLALLNATVKELEKNPPQAPSAMGAPASTPGVEAESVPLPEWEAKNLEGTEPHNSVLATQVAGDAHKSAAAPDASGEMALGHSADSAASVSAQEGEKTVEPNAGRKGEADGAREAHDAGRQGPSPSESQASGKLLKGEDADGISPLLQNCTSLLLIVTCFLLFLLCCRRFCQRANPTDTRPAVETAAAEATGSGRRVEAASPGGFKRPKAKKDGYVPVVLPVGAPDPHDEED encoded by the exons ATGATCTCGAAGCGGGGCACTCCTGATGGAGTTC ACATCTTCTTTCCGTCAAGTCCTCGtcctgtcgcttccctcaggtgtatatacatccGAGAGCAGCGTAGTAGGAGGCGTGGAACGCCTTTGTGCGGTTTTATGCTCGTTGGCTGCTACACGGTAATAAAGCAAGGCTGCTTCTCAGTGGTCGAACTTTTACCTTTTTCGATCGGCTGTCCGTTTTTCCTTACCTTTTTTCCGGAGGGAAGCGTTTCACTGATTCGGGGGCCGCATTGTCGgccgtccgtctctcctccgcagAGGCAGTCGGCAGCCATGGCGAGCGCCGCTGCCGTTCCGGGCAGTTCTTTTCGCACTAGATCCGCGGgacctcggcgcctctcttttcctggtAAAAGGTCTTGCATCCCCGCAGAGACGTCTCCAGAACCCCGTGACTGTCGAGGGGATTTGAGTTCCTCGCAGGATTCCCCTTCGGCTCGGCGTGCCGGGCACGAAACAAGACAGGCCGGCGATTCTTGTagtgctttcctctcccttttccctctggcGAAGTGGTGGGACTCCCCTACGAAAATGGGAGGCAGTTGCCAGGACGGTGACAGCGGTGGAGCCTTTTCTGCCGGCACCGATCGCTGCGCTGCCCATCCCTCCAGAATCGAACGTCCTTTCGAACGCAAGGGGATTCGATCGTGTACTTCTTTatcctcgttttcctgtgtTGGGAAGAGGCGATTTCGAGGCGAATGCGCTGCCTCCTCTGGCCGACGGCTCGTAGCTCGCTCCGTTCTCCAGTCGTGCTTTGTTTTACTGGTTTTCTCCGTTCTGTCGCAACAGTTCTTCCcactcttcgtcttcgcttctcaaTCGGGGAGCGGTGAACCAGCGTCTGCATTTTCAGCCGCACCCCCTGATCAttccgtttctgtctctgcctccccgaAGGAGGCTGGGCGAATCTCCTCTCAGGCCGAGCCCGCTCTCGCAGCGCAGTCGCCACCCGCGCCTATCGCCTCGCGGATCGTcggacgaaaagagaaccTCGAACGCCTCGTTGAATTCGATGTTTTTCGGAACGACGATGCAGAGGACGTTCGCTTGCTGCTCCTCCGCACCGACGAGTACCCCGTCAAGTACACCAGCTCTACGATGCAGTACTTCTTACGCATGCCGCTCTTCCAGCAGCTGAGTGTCGTCGCGCGCGAAAAGCAACCGGCCAATCTCggacaaaagagaaaactcATTGGCGTTGCTGGCACTGCACTCGACGATCAAAACATGGCCAACGTTATGATGCTCGCAATCGATAGCAGCTATCGAAGAATGGGACTTG GACGCGAGCTCCTTCGCCAATCTCTCGAAAAagcttctctttttgcgcGTGGAAGCCACCAGAACCCCAATCCGCGCTACCAGATCCAGCGTGCCCGTCTCCATGTGTGGGCTACCCAGGCGCCGCCGTTGTCCCTCTACCTGTCGACAGGTTTCACGCCCGTCGAGTATCTCCCAAACTATTACACGTCGCAAGATATTAAAGCAGGATATGACCTCCAGCTCTCCCTCCCGTACAAGTCTGTCGAGGAGCGGCTTCGCACGGCCGTTGCACAACAAG AGAAGCGTATTCGGATGTTGGAGGCGCGAGTAGATCGTCTGTCTCCCGGAGCTCCTCGGTCAGGAG aggcgaagacagcagaggcgcTGCCACCGGTTGTAGTTGTTCCGATCCGAGACGCttcaaaggaagaagaggaaaaggtcaccgcgtttctcgccgccgtgGACGAGACGTTGCGTCAGTCGGCGCAGCAGGCCTTTGGAAACGCGCAACTTCGGGATTTCGCTGCCTTCG CGTACGCCCCTTCAACTGGAAACGTGGTTGGAGTGCTGTGGATTACGAATTCGCCGAAGAACGGCGTTCTCTCCGGCCCCAAGACCGCCGTCAGCGAGTACGCTGATTCAGACACGG TTCTCTACCTTCTCGAGTTCCTGATGCTCGAGGCCGGGAAGCCGGAGCACGGCACGATCCAGAAAATCGTTGACCGCGTCCCTGCAGAGGACGTCTTGTCTCTCATTCACCACTGGGAGGCGGGGTTTCGCTTCACCAACTTCGTCGAAGTGACGAACAAGGACGGCACGCGATTGAAGGGATTTAGCAGCTTCAGCGACATGTTCGACTGGCATAGGGACGACCGCAGCTTCGAACACGAAGTTGCCGTCGCAATACCGTGGAGGAAACCCGAGGAGTTTGCCCTCACGCAGCGCGTCAAACTGAACA AGAACCGGCTCGCGCTGCTGAACGCCACGGTGAAGGAGCTAGAGAAGAATCCGCCGCAAGCGCCGTCTGCCATGGGCGCACCTGCTTCAACGCCGGGCGTCGAGGCTGAGTCTGTGCCGCTTCCCGAGTGGGAGGCAAAGAACCTGGAAGGCACCGAGCCTCACAACAGCGTCTTGGCGACGCAAGTTGCGGGAGATGCTCACAAGTCAGCGGCTGCGCCGGACGCTTCCGGAGAGATGGCCCTTGGGCACAGCGCGGACAGTGCGGCGTCGGTCTCGGCCcaagagggcgagaagaccgTCGAACCGAAtgcaggaaggaaaggagaggcagatggagcgagagaggcacatGACGCAGGACGCCAGGGGCCGAGTCCCTCGGAGAGCCAGGCAAGCGGGAAGCTCCtgaagggcgaagacgctgaCGGAATCTCTCCCCTCCTCCAGAACTGCACGTCGCTCCTGCTCATCGTCACGtgttttctgctctttctcttgtgtTGCCGGCGGTTCTGTCAAAGAGCCAACCCGACGGACACTCGACCAGCCGTAGAGACGGCAGCTgccgaggcgacaggcagcGGGCGCAGGGTGGAGGCTGCGAGTCCTGGCGGCTTCAAACGCCCGAAAGCCAAGAAGGACGGCTACGTCCCCGTCGTGTTGCCGGTCGGCGCTCCGGACCCGCATGACGAGGAAGACTGA